The nucleotide sequence CGCAACTCTTTAAACTTCAACAAATATAAGGCTAGTATTTCAAATATTTTAATTTAGTTCCCCAATTTTTTATCCTGATTAAAGAAAATTGGGCATGATTTTCAGGATTTTGGGATAAAAATCAGGAAATTACAATTTCTGTATTAATTCTTCTTTAAAATATCTGGTCCAATACCATTGTCATAAGCCAACCAGTACTTCCAATCCCTAAGCAATACCCTTGCTTCCGGTAACAAACGCATTCATATAGTCCTAATTTTTAAATGATTGCCTCAGTTTTTAGGAATTTTTCTTACAATTCACCTCAAAAATCCTTAACTTCTAAGCATATAAACTCAAAAAACTCATATATGAAAAAGTATTACTTTATTGCAGTGATTTTCATTTTTGGGATGGTTGGTTTTACCAACGCCCAAATAACGGGATCAGTTTTGGATGAAGAGGGAACACCTTTGCCCGGTGCATCCATAGTAATTAAAGGAACCACCACAGGTACCACCACGGATTTCGATGGCAACTTTACCATAGAAGCCTCGATGGGTGATGTTTTGGTGGTTTCCTATATTGGATTTGAGACCTTACCGGTAACGGTCAACAATTCCGTGATGGACATACGTCTCACTTCGGGTGTGGCCCTATCAGAAGTAATTATTGTAGGTTCCCGTAATCCGAATAGGACTGCCACCGAAAGTACCGTTCCCGTAGATGTCATAGACATGACGGAACTGAACAATGTGGCTCCCCAAGTGAATCTAAACCAGATATTAAATTATGTGGCACCATCCTTCACCTCCAATACCCAGACCATATCGGACGGTACAGATCATATTGATCCGGCCTCCCTTAGAGGATTGGGACCAGATCAGGTCTTGGTACTGATCAACGGCAAAAGAAGGCATACCTCTTCTTTGATCAATGTTAACGGGACATTTGGTAGAGGAAGTGTAGGAACGGATTTAAATGCCATCCCTGCCGCTGCCATACAGCGTATAGAAGTGCTACGGGACGGTGCAGCCGCCCAATATGGTTCAGATGCCATTGCTGGGGTTATCAATATTATATTGAACAAAAATGTAAATGAACTCACCACAACTGTTACTACAGGGGCCAATTTTACCAAAAATGCCAATGACCAAACAGGTGGCGTAGACGGGGAAACCACTAACATATCCGCTAGTTATGGCATACCATTGGGCGATAATGGTGGATTTATAAACCTCTCCGGAGATTTCGACGTTCGGGAGGAATATAGCCGAATGATGGAATGGGAAGGTTCAATTTTCAATGCCTATAATTCTATTGAAAGACTGGCCGTAGGTCAGGGCTTAAATTTAAGCTCCCTTACTGATTCAGATGTAGTTAACTTGGCACAAAACCTTCCATTTTTAACCCAGGATGATAAAGATCTTATCAGTGGTTTTACCTCAGAAGAATTACATAGTCCAACAAAAATTTATAGTGATGGCACGGTTGTTTTTTACAACCCTTTGTCCAACAACACTACGGACGATGAATTGGCGGCAAGGGCACAACAAAGAAGTGATTATAATATGAGGGTTGGTCAATCTGCGTTACGCGGTGGCCGTTTATTTGCCAATTTCTCCCTGCCCTTGGATGATATAGGTACAACGCTTTACTCCTTTGCCGGGATCAGTTCCAGAACCGGCAATTCAGCCGGATTTTATAGGTTGCCCAACCAAAGTAGGACCTATACTCCTGCTTATATTGATGGCTTTTTACCGGAGATCAATTCCAATATTAAAGATCAATCCATATCCATTGGTATAAAAGGGATGGTTGGTGATTGGAGCATCGACTTGAGCAATACCTATGGAAAGAACTCTTTTTTATATACTATTGGAAATACACATAATGCCTCTATGCAAAACGCCTCCCCCACCTTTTTTGATGCCGGTGGATTTTCATTCATGCAGAACACCTCCAATTTGGACATTACCCAATTTTTTGAGGATGTCATGTCAGGTTTAAACGTTGCTTTTGGTGCGGAATATAGGGTAGAGAACTATGATATTGTGGCTGGGGAGCAAGCTTCTTATGGTCAGTATACCAGTGCAGGACAATTAATTACTGTGGCTAGCCAGTCACCCTCTAGGGACTTTTTTGGAAGTGCTAGGCCAGGGGGCTCGCAAGTGTTTCCTGGTTTTGCACCTAGTAATGAACTTTCCAGGGGAAGAAGTAGTGTAGCTGGATATTTTGACGTAGAGGCCGATTTTTCGGAAGCCTTTTTAGCCAGTTTCGCTACCCGATATGAAAATTACAGCGATTTTGGTGGAACCATCAATTTTAAATTGGCAGGAAGATTTAAGGCTACTGAAAATCTAAATATTCGTGGAGCTTTAAATACAGGCTTTAGGGCGCCATCCCTACACCAAATCAACTTTAATTCCACTTCTACCATTTTCGATAACCAGGGCAATCCACAGGAAGTAGGGACTTTTGCCAATAACAGTAGGGCGGCCACACTTTTGGGTATTCCTCAGTTGAAGGAGGAAACTTCCCAAAGTGTTAGTTTGGGACTTACCGCCAAAATACCGGACGCCAATCTTACCATAACGGTGGATGGTTATTTTGTGAAAATAAATGATAGGGTAGTCTATACAGGACAGTTTAGCCCTTCCCCGGATGAAGGAACCGGAGTGGACGATATACCGGCGGTGTATTCCGGGACACAGTTAGAACTACTCAATATATTACGTCAAGCCAATGCCACGGCAGCCTCATTCTTCGCCAATGCAATTGATACTGAATCGAAAGGACTGGATATTGTTCTTACCCATAGAACCGACTTGGGAGCCAACTGGAGGTTAAAGTCGGATCTTGCAGGTACTTTCTCTAAAACAAAGAAAGTGGGAGATATCAATGCATCGGATGTTCTAAGGAATGCTGGCAAGGTCGGCACCTACTTTCCGGAGGATAGCAGGGTTTATTTGGAAGAGGCAGTGCCCAGGACCAAAATAAACCTTTCCAACAGCCTTACCTCGGATAAATTTATCATTTTCCTAAGAAATGTATACTTTGGAGAGGTAACCGAAGCAACAACAACGGTGGCCAATCAGCAGGTATTCGGTACTAAATTGGTTACCGACCTATCTGTAGGGTATAAGGCAACTGATGCCCTAACTTTGACCCTTGGGGCCAATAATTTGTTCGATATCTATCCGGACAGGGCCAAGGACGAATTTGGCAACCGTAGTGATGGCCGTTTCGATTGGTCCCGTAGAGCGCAACAATTTGGAATAGGTGGTAGATTCCTTTTTGCCAGGCTGAATTTTACACTTAAATAACGTGAGTTCGACATAAAAATATTATCAATACATTGATTTAATGTAAGTTATAATAAATGCTACGGTCCCCTCGAGCGGAGTCGAGAGGTTATTTTACTGTAATGTATTTGCAATGAGGTCTCGACTCCGCTCGACCGGACAGATGTCACATAAACAACTGATTTTAAATAAAATACATATCGAACTCACGTTAAATAGGAATTGCAAATAGCATTCACAAAAATGGAAAAAGCCACTTAACAGTGGCTTTTTCTTATTATTATAGGCCCTAAGGGTTTAACCTATAGGGGCCATAAATACGTATATCCTTAGCCATGTAGGCTCACCTCCAACACTATATTTGTTTTCAACAATTTGGAAATGGGACAAATTTCTTTGGCTTTTTGGGCTATTTCCTTAAACTGTTCCAATTTGATCCCCGGTACCGTACCGCTCAGACTTAAAGTAATCTGCGTTATACTCCCATCCTCAAAGTTTACCTTGGCAGCTGTATCCAAATTGGTAGGAGTAAAACCTGCCTCCCCCAATAAAAAGCTGAGCTGCATGGTAAAGCATCCTGCATGGGCCGCTCCCACCAATTCTTCAGGATTGGTACCCTTACCATCTTCGAACCGTGACTTAAAGGAATATTGGGTATCCTTTAAGATGGCACTTTCCGTACTCAAGGTACCCTTGCCATCCTTTCCGCTACCTTTCCAGTTTGCACTTGCTTTTCTAGTGAATTTCATACCTATTAATTTTAAGTTATTACAATCTATTATTTAACGCTTCGATCCATGTTGACCTAGCTTATCCATCACAATTCCTTTTTGTAAGGGAATTTGGAAATCCTATTTAATATATATGTGATGAATAATTAAGCACACCAACCTCTAAGATATTAAATAGGTAATAATAATCCATTAAAATTCACACAATTCCTGCAAATCCACATTCATTCCACACAATCTGAAGTTTTATTAAAAAAAGTATATAAAATTAAAATTAATATAATCAACTGATTATCAATTCTATAGGTTCTAAATCTTTTTGAAATTCAAAGCAACAATGTTAAATATTGCTTAAAACGGTACTATTTTATACATAGTACTGTAACAAATCTATCCATCTGTCGTCTTCTAGTAGTAAATCAATTAATCACTTTTAAACTAAATATCATGGAAACTCTAAACAAACATCTGGTAAAACAAACAATTGAATCTTCAAAAAGTAGAATTTGGAATAGTAAGAGAAGATACAATTAGTAGTCCAAAATCAATCAAAAAAAAACAAAAACTTAATTTAAACATCAATTAAAAATCAACATCATGGAAACAGTTAACAAACATTTCGTAAAGCAAACAATTGAAAACTCTAAAAGCAACATTTGGAACACCAAGAGGCGTTTCAGGTAATAAAAAAACTTAAAACAGTAAACATGAAATCATTCATTCACAAATCACAATCAGAATCAACAAATTTTCAGTTGACCGGGGAAAGTATTCTAATGGTAAATTTTAAAAGTATCAAGAAAAACCGTTGGGCCGAGCGCAGAATCTATTTAAACTAATTCCCGTTATTTATTCGGAAAAGGTTCTATAATTAAAAGCAGTTGAAATGGTATCACCTGCTTTTTTTTATGTTGTGGCATTCTTACCTATCCCCTATTCCACAGAAAAGGATTATAAAATTTTAATGGTCCCCTAATCCTCTTTTGGGGAATACCGACTTGAAAATCTAGAAAACAAAACCAATTTTTTTCTGGTATTGATGAAATAGACACCAGTTAGAAGCACAATAGCCGCAATTGTGGACTGAGTGGTTATCTGTTCATCCAAGAAAAACCAGCCCAGCAAAAGCGCTATAATAGGGTTTACATAGGTGGAAGTAGCTACTTTTTCCGGAGAAACCACTTTTAATAAATAGTTAAATGCCGTAAAAGCAACAATACTGCCAAGAACGATTAGGAACAGCATAGCATATTGAACCGGACTGCTCCAAGTGGTTGGAAGGGTCCAGGTTTCCCCAATGAGCAGACTTCCTACCATTAGTATGATTCCCGCTGTAAACATTTGAAATCCTGTATTGACAAAATAATTCTTGGGCAGGTCCGCCTTGGCAACAAACAAACTGCCATATGCCCAACTAACCATACAGAAAAATATCATGACCATCCCTAAGACGGAGTTCTCCTGACTTATAACTTGATTTTGACTTACCAATAAATAGATTCCCAATATTCCGATAATAACCCCAACAACGGACATGGTCTGAATCTTTTTCCCTTCTAGAATTCGCATTAACAATAAAATTACCAAGGGTTGTGCCGCTATTTCCAAAGCAGCAAAACCACTGTCTACGTATTTAAGTGCCCAAACAACAAATCCGTTTCCAAAAGCTAGGAATAGAAATCCAGCAACAATGGAATTCAGTAGTTGTTTTTTAGTTATGGTCAGGGGAATGCCCATGATCTTACACAGTATAAAAATTAAAATTCCAGCGACCGAAAAGCGTACAGAAGCCAACATAAATGGAGGTAGTTCATGTACAGCAATCTTGTTCATCAGATAAGTAGATCCCCAAATGACATATATGGCAAAAAAAGCGAGTACTATTAGAAGTGTATTCTGGGATTTGGACATAAAAATAACTTTTCCAATGAACCACAAAAGTAAGTATAACTTTTATTAAATATGCCCATCCAAGAAGCCATGTTATTTTTAATAATCAACGAAGCATTTTACCTTATTCCTAGATTACGAGCTTCATAGATAAACCCTTATATACTTAGCTCAACATACGGCAACGGCAAAGCATTCCTCTAAAAATTTCCATACAATTTATCCAGAGCTTACCAGCTACCGCCTCCGCCACCACCAAACCCCCCACCAGAGGAACCTCCACCAGAACTTCCGCTACTGGAAGGGGAACTCACCATATTGGATTTGGTACTGGCCATGGCGTTGGAAAAAGATTTGGAAAACTGATTCATGGTAAGGCTGCTACTGGAAGTAGACGTGTACCAGTCCGGGGGCAGTATATTTAGGTCTCGAAACTTTTTGGCCCATTGATCAAACAAACCAAAGGCAAGTGCATATCCCAGGGTATTTTCAAAATAATGAGGGTCACCCTTTAAAAGCATTTTTAATCTGTTTTCTTCAGCTACCTTGATAAATCTTTTAAATCCCATTAATTCTGACAGCAACTCATTGCCCTTCTCATTCTTTTTGACCATAAATCGATTGACAAAAATCAGTATGACACAAAAACCAACTATTGCCACTGCCGCCAAAGGGCCCCAAAAGAACAAGCCCACCATGGTAAGTCCAATGGCCAAAGCAATCAAGGCTACATACATAATACCCTGCATTTTTTTTGACTCCGCTTCGTAATAGGGTTGCGCACTTTCCTTTAACTGGCTACGTGCCTTGATCATTTTGGTGTAAAAGGTATCCTTTAAACTACTCACCAGCACTTCGGTACCAACAACATTGTTGTTGTCACCGAACAGCCCCCTGAATATTTCCAATTCATAGGAGGGAGAATCCGGTGGCAAAGACTGAAGTCGTATGATTCTAGTGTCCTTTGATCCAAAAAGACCTTTTTTGGGAATTTCTTCAAGTCTTATCAATCCTTTTGAGCCCCAATAAGGTATTAAGGCTATTAAGTCGGAATTGTCATCCTTATCGTTGATCAAAAAACCCACCATGGCCGGATCTAAACTGTCCGGCGGATAATAACTGGTGGCGGCAATGACACGTTTGTCCTTGCCAAATTTCCACCATACCCTGAAAAATGCAAAAAGCATTATCCCAATAAGGAATACCCAACCATAGCTATCCCAAAAAGGCCAGAAAGGTTTCTCTTCCTTAACCGATCCTAAGGGAAGATTGATCAATACTGTAACACTTTGTCCGGGATGGGATACAAAGCCAGCCTTGCTTGTTCCCGAGAATTCATTATCTGTATAATATAATTGCATGGCAGAAGTTATAGAGGAAGTACCCCTATCCCCAGTGTAAACAAAGCTATTTTCCTTGCCGGGATATACATTGTCCGGAAGTCTAATGGTAAAACTGACCTGATGAAAATCGGCCAACCAATCCTCCGGTTTAATGTTCCAATAAAACCGGATATGCGAATCCTCAAAAAGAAAGGCATTATGGACCCTGTATTTTATTTCGTAATGCTGGGGACCCACCAGGGTAATATCCTTATCCCCAATTTTGATTTCCAATTGGTCCTGCATCTTTTGTACAAAATCGAACGGAGCTTCAAATTTGTAATCTGGAACCTTTATCTTACTAATCCTGATCTTGCGTGTAGATTCGTTACCCTTGGAATCGATTAGGTCATATTTTGTTTGAATAGTCCTATAAATACCGTGTTTGGGGATTTCGAAGTTAAGATCGTAGTTTTCCACTACGTCAAAATAACCTTCTTCATGAACCGTAATGTCGACAGTGTAATTCTTAACCGTAAAATCCTGGGCCAATCCCGTATTTATGGTCAAAAGAACCAAAAGTAAGTAATAGGTATTTTTCATTAAGAGAAATCTACTTTTACATTCGCCCTACTTGCCTCCTCTGCTTCAAAATAATCGAAATGTTGATATTTAAATAAACTGGCTACAAGCACCCCTGGTACGCTTTCCCCATAAGTGTTGTTTTCTCTCACAGAACCATTATAGTACCTTCTGGCACGTTCAAGATTTTCTTCAATTTCATTTAACTTTTGTTGCAGATCCAAATAATTGGTGTTGGCCTTAAGATCTGGATAGGCTTCCCCCAAAGCAAAGATACTTCTCAAACTTTGTTGAAGCTGGTTTTCTGCCTTTATCTGGGCATTGATATCACCAGAAGGGACCGCCATAGCCGCATTACGGGCGTTTATCACAGCCTCTAAGGTAGATTTTTCATGTTTGGCATATCCTTTTACGGTCTCTACTAAATTCGGTATAAGATCGTACCTTCTTTTTAGGGCCACATCTATATTGCTCCAAGCATCCTTGACAAGATTTCTAAGTGTGGCAAAGCGATTGAAAACATTTACTAAGAACAAGGCAATCAAAGCAAGGATTCCCAAAAAAATAATTAATGTAACCATGGTTCGGTTTTTTTAGTTATTGTGAATAAGGCTACACTAAGTTACTTTATTTTTTCTTTGGTCAATAAGGTTAATGACTACATTCTAAAATTGGACCCTGGGTATATGATAAAAAAGGTGTATAATGCCGTTTGTTTGATTAAACCACTACATTATGACAATTATTCTAATCTAATTAAACAAAAAAAAGAGCGTCGTGTGCGCTCTTTTCCTTACCTAAATTTTTATGCTATTTGGCATCCAAAACTTTGGTACTGACATAGGCAATCGATCTTATGATTTTTCCCTCCTCGTCAAAATCATGAAGATATAGGGCAGGTAAAATTATTTTTTTACCGTCCGACTTTCTTGTCAATCTAAATTTCCACCATGATTGTACCACCTTCGCATCCTGCATATCGTACTCCAAATAGTCGGGATAACCGGTCTCATCTATACTATCAAAATCATAGGCTTCCATTAATTGCCTATTGCGTTCCTTTATCTCATCCAAGTTAAGAGACTCTCCATCAGGAAGTTCCAAACTATAAAATTTAGCATCATCGGCAAAAAAACTATATGCCGTATCCATATCATTAAATTCGAATGCATGCATCATTTTCCTCACCGTATTAATATTGTCATGATGATTATAAATGGTACCATTTTGTCGATCACTAAAACTCCTTCTCACTTCCCAAATAACATCATTATCATAATAATCGATCATGTTTTTAATTTTATTATTCTCATCCAGTTTATAGAGCCTATGGTAAGGCATATCCAATTTGACGCCGGATTTGTTATGCATCCCTTTTATATGGTCCCAAGTTTGTACCCAAACCCCGCTTTCTTTATATTCCAAAGCATCGGGATAAGATCCTGCCGTAGGTTCCATTGATAGGTAAGACATATTGTTTTTCCAAAAATCTACCCGTTTCAGGAATTCTTCCTTCGTAGTACCTTTATCATCTTTATTGGTACTAAACCCGTTATAGGCCATAAAGTCATCGGTAAGATAAGTTCCAACCTTGTCCGAATCGCCTGCCACAAAGGCTGCCATAATTTCATTAACTACTCCAATTGCAGGATGTTCCAGATAAATGGTCCCATTTTTTTTCTTCTGTGAATAGCCAAATACTACTACGAGTACCATAGCTATTAAAATTGATTTTTTCATTTTAATATTGGTCTTAAATTATTAGAGTTTAGACATAATACTATATCCATATAGCCTGAAGTAAATTAGATTTCTGCATTTTTTTTTGGCACCAAGGACGAATGCACGTTTTTTTTGTACGAAACATGACTATTAGTTATCCAATTCTTGATACCTTCTACCAATACCTATCCATAATTAGAGAAACCAAGAAATCGTTGTCGTTTGTTATCAACCTTAAGATAATTATATTACTTATCCTAGATCAATGGAAGTTCGGCAATGGATTTTTAATTTTGGGCAAACAAAAAAATATCATGAAAACTATTCTACATACAGCAGAGAGCAGAGGACATGCCGATCACGGTTGGCTAAATTCCTACCACAGCTTTAGTTTTGCCAATTATCACAACCCGGAGCGTATGAACTTTGGAGTTCTTAGGGTGCTAAACGACGATACCGTCTCTGGAGGGCAGGGCTTCGGTCAACATCCGCACAAGAACATGGAAATCATTTCCATTCCCTTGAAAGGAGATTTGGAACACAAGGACAGTATGGGAAATACCACCGTTATCAAAGAAGGTGATGTACAGGTGATGAGTGCTGGAACCGGTGTTTTTCACAGCGAGTATAACAAAAACAAAAATGAAGAGGTTAAATTTCTGCAGATTTGGGTGTTTCCAAAAACACAAAATATAACTCCTAGATATGATCAAATTTCTACCCGTGATCTGGCTACTAAAAATTCCTTTTACCAAATCCTTTCTCCCGAAAAAACGGAGCAGGGAGTATGGATTCATCAGGATGCTTGGTTTTCCTTGGGTGATTTTGAAACAGAAAATACTTCAACTTATACTTTAAATAAGAACGGTAATGGTCTATATATATTTGTTCTGGAAGGCGAGGTTTCCATTGGGGATCAAGCCTTAAAAAGACGAGACGGAATGGGAATATGGGATACCGACCAAATTGAGCTTACTGCAACAGCACCCAGCAAAGTACTATTAATGGAAGTTCCAATGGCACAAATTTAAAATCACATTAACCAAATCATTGCATTCTCCTTTGGCCGAGGTGATAGGCGGTTTATCGAATTTAGTATAACCACAGGACTATATATCCCAAATTATCCCTAAATTAAAGGATTAGTTATATACCTATAAGACCTGTGTTTTGAAAAAAAGCAAACTCCTTCTTTCCGTCATATTCCTATTTCTTCTCCCGTTATCATGCTCTAAAGAGAGTAAAGATGAACTAATAGATATTGTGGTAAATGAAAAACCTACCGATCAACCGGAC is from Arenibacter algicola and encodes:
- a CDS encoding EamA family transporter is translated as MSKSQNTLLIVLAFFAIYVIWGSTYLMNKIAVHELPPFMLASVRFSVAGILIFILCKIMGIPLTITKKQLLNSIVAGFLFLAFGNGFVVWALKYVDSGFAALEIAAQPLVILLLMRILEGKKIQTMSVVGVIIGILGIYLLVSQNQVISQENSVLGMVMIFFCMVSWAYGSLFVAKADLPKNYFVNTGFQMFTAGIILMVGSLLIGETWTLPTTWSSPVQYAMLFLIVLGSIVAFTAFNYLLKVVSPEKVATSTYVNPIIALLLGWFFLDEQITTQSTIAAIVLLTGVYFINTRKKLVLFSRFSSRYSPKED
- a CDS encoding LemA family protein, with the translated sequence MVTLIIFLGILALIALFLVNVFNRFATLRNLVKDAWSNIDVALKRRYDLIPNLVETVKGYAKHEKSTLEAVINARNAAMAVPSGDINAQIKAENQLQQSLRSIFALGEAYPDLKANTNYLDLQQKLNEIEENLERARRYYNGSVRENNTYGESVPGVLVASLFKYQHFDYFEAEEASRANVKVDFS
- a CDS encoding OsmC family protein, with the protein product MKFTRKASANWKGSGKDGKGTLSTESAILKDTQYSFKSRFEDGKGTNPEELVGAAHAGCFTMQLSFLLGEAGFTPTNLDTAAKVNFEDGSITQITLSLSGTVPGIKLEQFKEIAQKAKEICPISKLLKTNIVLEVSLHG
- a CDS encoding nuclear transport factor 2 family protein, which encodes MKKSILIAMVLVVVFGYSQKKKNGTIYLEHPAIGVVNEIMAAFVAGDSDKVGTYLTDDFMAYNGFSTNKDDKGTTKEEFLKRVDFWKNNMSYLSMEPTAGSYPDALEYKESGVWVQTWDHIKGMHNKSGVKLDMPYHRLYKLDENNKIKNMIDYYDNDVIWEVRRSFSDRQNGTIYNHHDNINTVRKMMHAFEFNDMDTAYSFFADDAKFYSLELPDGESLNLDEIKERNRQLMEAYDFDSIDETGYPDYLEYDMQDAKVVQSWWKFRLTRKSDGKKIILPALYLHDFDEEGKIIRSIAYVSTKVLDAK
- a CDS encoding TonB-dependent receptor codes for the protein MKKYYFIAVIFIFGMVGFTNAQITGSVLDEEGTPLPGASIVIKGTTTGTTTDFDGNFTIEASMGDVLVVSYIGFETLPVTVNNSVMDIRLTSGVALSEVIIVGSRNPNRTATESTVPVDVIDMTELNNVAPQVNLNQILNYVAPSFTSNTQTISDGTDHIDPASLRGLGPDQVLVLINGKRRHTSSLINVNGTFGRGSVGTDLNAIPAAAIQRIEVLRDGAAAQYGSDAIAGVINIILNKNVNELTTTVTTGANFTKNANDQTGGVDGETTNISASYGIPLGDNGGFINLSGDFDVREEYSRMMEWEGSIFNAYNSIERLAVGQGLNLSSLTDSDVVNLAQNLPFLTQDDKDLISGFTSEELHSPTKIYSDGTVVFYNPLSNNTTDDELAARAQQRSDYNMRVGQSALRGGRLFANFSLPLDDIGTTLYSFAGISSRTGNSAGFYRLPNQSRTYTPAYIDGFLPEINSNIKDQSISIGIKGMVGDWSIDLSNTYGKNSFLYTIGNTHNASMQNASPTFFDAGGFSFMQNTSNLDITQFFEDVMSGLNVAFGAEYRVENYDIVAGEQASYGQYTSAGQLITVASQSPSRDFFGSARPGGSQVFPGFAPSNELSRGRSSVAGYFDVEADFSEAFLASFATRYENYSDFGGTINFKLAGRFKATENLNIRGALNTGFRAPSLHQINFNSTSTIFDNQGNPQEVGTFANNSRAATLLGIPQLKEETSQSVSLGLTAKIPDANLTITVDGYFVKINDRVVYTGQFSPSPDEGTGVDDIPAVYSGTQLELLNILRQANATAASFFANAIDTESKGLDIVLTHRTDLGANWRLKSDLAGTFSKTKKVGDINASDVLRNAGKVGTYFPEDSRVYLEEAVPRTKINLSNSLTSDKFIIFLRNVYFGEVTEATTTVANQQVFGTKLVTDLSVGYKATDALTLTLGANNLFDIYPDRAKDEFGNRSDGRFDWSRRAQQFGIGGRFLFARLNFTLK
- a CDS encoding pirin family protein, which translates into the protein MKTILHTAESRGHADHGWLNSYHSFSFANYHNPERMNFGVLRVLNDDTVSGGQGFGQHPHKNMEIISIPLKGDLEHKDSMGNTTVIKEGDVQVMSAGTGVFHSEYNKNKNEEVKFLQIWVFPKTQNITPRYDQISTRDLATKNSFYQILSPEKTEQGVWIHQDAWFSLGDFETENTSTYTLNKNGNGLYIFVLEGEVSIGDQALKRRDGMGIWDTDQIELTATAPSKVLLMEVPMAQI
- a CDS encoding DUF2207 domain-containing protein codes for the protein MKNTYYLLLVLLTINTGLAQDFTVKNYTVDITVHEEGYFDVVENYDLNFEIPKHGIYRTIQTKYDLIDSKGNESTRKIRISKIKVPDYKFEAPFDFVQKMQDQLEIKIGDKDITLVGPQHYEIKYRVHNAFLFEDSHIRFYWNIKPEDWLADFHQVSFTIRLPDNVYPGKENSFVYTGDRGTSSITSAMQLYYTDNEFSGTSKAGFVSHPGQSVTVLINLPLGSVKEEKPFWPFWDSYGWVFLIGIMLFAFFRVWWKFGKDKRVIAATSYYPPDSLDPAMVGFLINDKDDNSDLIALIPYWGSKGLIRLEEIPKKGLFGSKDTRIIRLQSLPPDSPSYELEIFRGLFGDNNNVVGTEVLVSSLKDTFYTKMIKARSQLKESAQPYYEAESKKMQGIMYVALIALAIGLTMVGLFFWGPLAAVAIVGFCVILIFVNRFMVKKNEKGNELLSELMGFKRFIKVAEENRLKMLLKGDPHYFENTLGYALAFGLFDQWAKKFRDLNILPPDWYTSTSSSSLTMNQFSKSFSNAMASTKSNMVSSPSSSGSSGGGSSGGGFGGGGGGSW